In Streptomyces canus, one DNA window encodes the following:
- a CDS encoding ABC transporter permease: protein MSAQSTLAPNEVAPRSRSAASTLARRLAASPEAGVIIACVVVFVAIAANAETYTAVGNLQVMGRDLSQVGILAIGEALVILTGGIDLSVGALAGLAGILAGWMNVNEGLPAPLAILLTLVITAAVGLWHGVMVTRLNVPPFVITLVTYTVAQGTALAITSGSPINNLDPMFSNLSQYYLGEVPVPALFFVGAAAVAWFVLERTYVGRQIYAVGGNKEAARLAGIPTARRITSTYVASAALAGLVGILVIGRMNVADPSVGAGWELTAIAAAVVGGMSLSGGEGRIAGIAAGAILLEFITNGLLALKVSPYDQQVVQGAVLGVAILLDRARARYFGRSRS from the coding sequence ATGAGCGCGCAGAGCACGCTCGCCCCGAACGAGGTCGCGCCGCGCTCCCGTTCGGCCGCATCGACCCTCGCCCGCAGACTCGCCGCCTCCCCGGAGGCCGGCGTGATCATCGCCTGCGTGGTGGTGTTCGTGGCGATCGCCGCCAACGCGGAGACGTACACGGCGGTGGGCAACCTCCAGGTGATGGGCCGCGACCTCTCGCAGGTCGGGATCCTCGCGATCGGTGAGGCGCTGGTCATCCTGACCGGTGGCATCGACCTGTCGGTGGGCGCGCTGGCCGGTCTGGCCGGCATCCTGGCCGGCTGGATGAACGTCAACGAGGGCCTGCCCGCCCCCCTCGCGATCCTGCTCACGCTGGTGATCACCGCCGCCGTCGGTCTCTGGCACGGCGTCATGGTCACCCGCCTCAACGTGCCGCCCTTCGTGATCACTCTGGTCACCTACACCGTCGCGCAGGGCACGGCGCTCGCGATCACCAGCGGCTCGCCCATCAACAACCTCGACCCGATGTTCAGCAACCTGAGCCAGTACTACCTCGGCGAAGTACCGGTCCCCGCCCTGTTCTTCGTCGGTGCGGCGGCCGTCGCCTGGTTCGTGCTGGAGCGCACCTACGTGGGCCGCCAGATCTACGCGGTCGGCGGCAACAAGGAGGCCGCCCGGCTGGCCGGCATCCCGACCGCCCGCCGGATCACCTCCACCTACGTCGCCAGCGCGGCCCTCGCCGGCCTGGTCGGCATCCTGGTGATCGGCCGTATGAACGTGGCCGACCCCTCGGTCGGCGCGGGCTGGGAACTGACCGCGATCGCCGCCGCGGTGGTCGGCGGGATGTCACTCTCGGGCGGTGAGGGCCGTATCGCGGGGATCGCGGCGGGCGCGATCCTGCTGGAGTTCATCACCAACGGTCTGCTCGCCCTCAAGGTCAGCCCCTACGACCAGCAGGTCGTCCAGGGAGCGGTCCTCGGCGTCGCGATCCTGCTCGACCGGGCGCGCGCTCGTTACTTCGGCAGGAGTCGGAGTTAG
- the araB gene encoding ribulokinase has protein sequence MNAGQETATNPEPCVVGVDFGTLSGRAVVVRVRDGAELGTAEHAYRHAVLDRELPDGTGLPPDWALQVPSDYVDVLRHAVPAALAAAGVRPGQVIGIGTDFTACTVLPVLVDGTPLCELPEYASRPHSYVKLWRHHAAQAQADRITALAAERKETWLPRYGGKISSEWEFAKALQVLEEDAEIYDRTERWVEAADWIVWRLCGTYVRNACTAGYKGQLQEGAYPSRAYLEALNPGFADFVTEKLEQPIGQLGGLAGGLTAEAAAWTGLPEGIAVCVGNVDAHVTAPAAGAVEPGQMVAIMGTSTCHVMSSDRNETVPGMCGVVDGGILPGLWGYEAGQSGVGDIFGWFVRTGFPAAYAEQAAALGRDAHEHLTALAAGQRVGEHGLIALDWHSGNRSVLVDHDLSGVMVGLTLATRPEDVYRALLEATAFGTRTIIEAFETSGVPVGELIIAGGLTKNALLMQIYADVTRRPLGVIGSAQGPALGAAMHAAVAAGAYSDIQAAARSMGKADRGVYQPDPERAAAYDRLYAEYRLLHDYFGRGANEVMHRLRRLRAEVSA, from the coding sequence GTGAACGCTGGACAAGAGACAGCCACGAACCCCGAACCCTGCGTCGTAGGAGTCGACTTCGGGACGCTGTCCGGACGGGCCGTGGTGGTCCGCGTGCGGGACGGCGCGGAGTTGGGGACGGCCGAGCACGCGTACCGGCACGCGGTCCTGGACCGGGAACTGCCGGACGGTACGGGACTGCCCCCGGACTGGGCCCTCCAGGTCCCGTCGGACTACGTCGACGTGCTCCGCCACGCGGTGCCGGCAGCGCTGGCGGCGGCCGGTGTGCGCCCTGGACAAGTGATCGGCATCGGCACGGACTTCACCGCCTGCACGGTGCTGCCGGTGCTCGTCGACGGCACACCTCTGTGCGAGCTGCCCGAGTACGCCTCCCGCCCGCACTCCTACGTCAAGCTCTGGCGCCACCACGCCGCCCAGGCCCAGGCCGACCGGATCACCGCGCTGGCCGCCGAACGGAAGGAGACGTGGCTGCCGCGGTACGGCGGGAAGATCTCCTCCGAGTGGGAGTTCGCCAAGGCCCTCCAGGTGCTGGAGGAGGACGCGGAGATCTACGACCGCACCGAGCGGTGGGTGGAGGCCGCGGACTGGATCGTGTGGCGGCTGTGCGGCACGTACGTCCGCAACGCCTGCACCGCCGGTTACAAGGGCCAGCTCCAGGAAGGCGCCTACCCCTCCCGTGCCTACCTGGAGGCGCTCAACCCCGGCTTCGCCGACTTCGTGACGGAGAAACTGGAGCAGCCGATCGGCCAACTCGGCGGTTTGGCAGGTGGGTTGACGGCCGAGGCGGCGGCCTGGACCGGACTGCCCGAGGGCATCGCGGTCTGCGTGGGCAACGTCGACGCCCATGTGACGGCACCCGCGGCGGGCGCGGTGGAGCCGGGGCAGATGGTGGCCATCATGGGCACCTCGACCTGCCATGTGATGAGCTCCGACCGCAACGAGACGGTGCCCGGCATGTGCGGTGTGGTCGACGGCGGCATCCTGCCGGGCCTGTGGGGTTACGAGGCCGGACAGAGCGGTGTCGGCGACATCTTCGGCTGGTTCGTCCGCACCGGATTCCCCGCCGCGTACGCCGAACAGGCCGCCGCCCTCGGCCGCGACGCGCACGAACACCTGACGGCTCTCGCGGCCGGGCAACGGGTGGGCGAACACGGGCTGATCGCGCTGGACTGGCACAGCGGCAACCGTTCCGTCCTGGTCGACCACGACCTCAGCGGTGTGATGGTCGGCCTGACACTGGCGACCCGGCCCGAGGACGTCTACCGCGCGCTGCTGGAGGCCACCGCCTTCGGTACCCGGACGATCATCGAGGCGTTCGAGACGTCCGGGGTGCCGGTCGGCGAGCTGATCATCGCGGGCGGTCTGACGAAGAACGCGCTGCTGATGCAGATCTACGCCGACGTCACCCGCCGCCCCCTCGGCGTCATCGGCTCCGCACAGGGCCCCGCCCTCGGTGCGGCGATGCACGCCGCGGTGGCGGCCGGGGCGTACTCCGACATCCAGGCCGCCGCCCGGTCCATGGGCAAGGCCGACCGGGGCGTCTACCAGCCGGACCCGGAACGCGCCGCGGCCTACGACCGCCTCTACGCCGAATACCGGCTCCTGCACGACTACTTCGGCCGCGGTGCCAATGAGGTCATGCACCGGCTACGGCGTCTGCGCGCCGAGGTTTCCGCCTGA